A genomic region of Herbaspirillum sp. DW155 contains the following coding sequences:
- a CDS encoding TetR/AcrR family transcriptional regulator, producing the protein MTRQQSKDETRERLLEAARKLFLQKGLAGATIEEITAEAGYTRGAFYSNFEGKESVLLELLLHNIKQMTTEAARIASSGTTPMEMRTSLLKYYRTLFYQNDAFILWAEARILAFRNEQFRAAFNELIKDALSHIVDILNKFATATGIRLEVPPSYIAFGLAALFEGIQANKISNPQHISDEMVETVMAYFLSSALLGKPA; encoded by the coding sequence ATGACCCGCCAGCAAAGCAAAGACGAAACCAGAGAACGCCTTCTTGAGGCGGCCAGGAAACTGTTTTTGCAAAAAGGACTGGCTGGCGCCACCATTGAAGAGATCACCGCCGAAGCCGGTTACACCCGGGGAGCGTTCTACTCGAACTTCGAGGGCAAGGAGTCCGTGCTGCTTGAGCTGCTCCTGCACAACATCAAGCAGATGACGACGGAGGCCGCGCGGATAGCCTCTTCCGGGACGACCCCGATGGAAATGCGCACCTCACTGCTGAAGTACTACCGGACACTGTTCTATCAGAACGACGCGTTCATCCTGTGGGCAGAGGCTCGCATCCTGGCGTTTCGGAATGAGCAGTTCCGGGCCGCCTTCAACGAACTGATCAAAGACGCCCTCTCCCACATCGTCGACATTCTCAACAAGTTCGCTACGGCCACGGGCATCAGGCTCGAGGTGCCACCGTCTTATATTGCATTCGGACTGGCGGCCCTGTTCGAAGGAATTCAGGCCAACAAAATCTCCAATCCTCAACACATCAGCGATGAGATGGTGGAAACGGTCATGGCCTATTTCCTGTCCAGCGCGCTGTTGGGAAAACCCGCCTGA
- a CDS encoding methyl-accepting chemotaxis protein produces MSIAKKLYLLSFLIVLALATLCGVNYHQIHKVNASVSKIVNDTVPSVTDLDQITASVFKLRIAVLSYTFISDEGVKARARKDIEQAYQLVQQALARYETQDISDDKDRALFAQVQKDFAAYNNMRLSLLQQSDPAKAAAMLMQGTDLIAALMQSIDADKAYNRELARQYTDNIDATISASTVINLIAFVASTALILIISLWLARQISRRLQYAGQVAESIGAGRLTVDVNDTGKDEISRLMQAIAKMRGNLERVIEEIQRSTDAVSLAAAEIAEGNSDLSHRTEKQAASLEETASSVEELLSAVQMNSTNARSASELAVNGSQVAERSSKEISHAVQTMHEIASSSGRMSEIISVIEGISFQTNILALNAAVEAARAGENGRGFAVVATEVRALAQRSSSAAKEIKDLIVASVAQIEEGKHIVEGTVGTISEITSASRTTRELMHEIANASGEQSSGIAQINDAIVQIDQTTQQNASLVEQIAATSALLKEQAMLLQKTIAFFEIRNRPHHDDVIDV; encoded by the coding sequence ATGAGCATCGCCAAAAAACTCTACCTTCTCTCGTTTCTGATTGTGCTGGCCCTGGCCACCTTGTGCGGCGTCAATTATCACCAGATACACAAAGTCAACGCCTCCGTTTCCAAGATCGTCAACGATACGGTCCCCAGTGTGACGGACCTGGATCAGATCACTGCGTCGGTATTCAAGCTGCGTATCGCCGTCCTCAGCTACACCTTCATCAGTGACGAAGGCGTCAAGGCGCGTGCCAGAAAAGATATCGAGCAAGCCTATCAACTGGTGCAGCAAGCCCTGGCCCGTTATGAGACGCAGGACATCTCGGATGACAAGGATCGGGCACTGTTTGCACAGGTCCAGAAAGACTTCGCAGCCTATAACAACATGAGGCTCAGCCTGCTGCAGCAATCCGATCCCGCCAAAGCCGCAGCGATGCTGATGCAGGGTACGGACCTGATTGCGGCACTGATGCAAAGCATCGATGCCGACAAGGCCTATAACCGCGAGCTGGCCAGGCAATATACCGATAATATTGATGCGACCATTTCGGCATCGACCGTCATCAACCTGATCGCATTCGTTGCCAGCACTGCGCTGATTTTGATCATCAGTCTCTGGCTGGCACGCCAGATTTCGCGGCGCCTGCAGTACGCCGGCCAGGTGGCCGAAAGCATCGGAGCCGGACGTCTCACGGTCGATGTGAACGATACGGGCAAAGACGAAATTTCCCGACTGATGCAGGCCATCGCAAAAATGCGCGGCAACCTCGAACGCGTGATTGAAGAAATCCAGCGCAGCACGGATGCAGTCTCGCTGGCCGCGGCCGAGATCGCCGAGGGCAACAGCGATCTGTCCCACCGGACTGAAAAGCAGGCCGCTTCCCTGGAAGAGACTGCCTCCAGCGTGGAGGAATTGCTCAGCGCCGTGCAGATGAATTCCACCAATGCCAGGTCGGCCAGTGAACTGGCGGTCAACGGATCGCAAGTGGCTGAGCGTAGCAGCAAGGAAATCAGCCATGCGGTCCAGACCATGCATGAGATTGCCAGCAGCTCCGGTCGCATGTCGGAGATCATCAGCGTCATCGAAGGGATCTCTTTCCAGACCAATATCCTGGCGCTCAATGCGGCCGTGGAGGCTGCCCGTGCCGGAGAAAATGGCCGGGGCTTTGCGGTGGTGGCCACCGAAGTGCGTGCCCTGGCACAGCGCAGCTCCAGTGCCGCCAAGGAAATCAAGGATCTGATCGTCGCCTCGGTGGCTCAGATCGAAGAGGGAAAGCACATCGTTGAAGGGACCGTGGGCACGATCTCGGAAATCACGTCCGCTTCCCGCACCACCAGGGAGTTGATGCACGAGATCGCCAATGCATCGGGCGAGCAAAGCTCGGGAATCGCCCAGATCAACGATGCCATCGTGCAGATCGATCAGACCACTCAGCAGAATGCCTCCCTGGTCGAGCAGATTGCCGCTACTTCCGCGCTTCTGAAGGAGCAGGCCATGCTTCTGCAGAAAACCATTGCCTTCTTCGAGATACGGAACCGGCCGCATCATGATGATGTGATCGATGTCTGA
- a CDS encoding methyl-accepting chemotaxis protein, with product MNQQLIINGWEGMSFLNRLSVGRRLALGFALIIALIIVMLLAMQAQLKEVQRANTILQQEQAERLALAKEWRENIIVNVARALALGVTANETLLKFFSDDMAYLVKRTTEIQKRYAELDVSDEGKAILARMAEERKRYLVVRQQLEEVGADAQTRQKLVYDMKSISTAYVNAGSELVRYQERRTAEFGGKIEDAIQKSKMVLLSITTASIVFSILLAWLLTRSIASPLREMERITLKIAEGDLSSTVPVLHGKSEIASFSRNVGSMQESLRSLVSKSRRAALAVSQASTEAAAGNSDLSGRTEQAASSLEETASAMEQIAATVQQSADFARAASAQVSQASEVAQHGGQVMSDVVQTMDRIDEASRKIADIIGVIDGIAFQTNILALNAAVEAARAGEQGRGFAVVASEVRSLAQRSATAAREIKDLISASLAAVEGGSSLVNNAGKIIQDVVQNVDLVRQTIAEIAVAAQEQSRGVGEINEAISQLEQATQRNAALVEETNSATTQLNQQASVLAEVISDFKLPEQYQ from the coding sequence GTGAATCAACAATTGATAATAAATGGATGGGAAGGTATGTCGTTCTTGAACAGGTTGTCGGTAGGAAGGCGTCTGGCATTGGGTTTCGCCTTGATCATCGCGCTGATCATCGTGATGTTGCTGGCGATGCAGGCGCAGTTGAAGGAAGTGCAGCGAGCCAACACGATTCTTCAGCAGGAGCAGGCCGAGCGGCTTGCGCTGGCCAAGGAATGGCGTGAAAACATCATCGTGAACGTGGCCCGCGCACTGGCGCTTGGGGTCACCGCCAATGAGACCTTGCTGAAGTTCTTCTCGGACGACATGGCTTATCTGGTCAAGCGCACCACCGAGATCCAGAAGCGCTACGCTGAACTCGACGTGAGCGACGAAGGCAAGGCGATCCTGGCGCGCATGGCGGAGGAGCGCAAACGCTATCTGGTGGTGCGTCAACAGCTGGAAGAGGTGGGCGCCGATGCCCAGACCCGGCAAAAGCTGGTGTACGACATGAAGTCCATCTCAACGGCCTACGTGAATGCAGGCAGCGAACTGGTCCGTTATCAGGAGCGGCGCACGGCTGAATTCGGCGGGAAAATCGAAGACGCCATTCAAAAATCGAAGATGGTTCTGCTGAGCATTACGACGGCAAGCATCGTCTTTTCGATACTCCTGGCGTGGTTGCTGACGCGAAGCATTGCGTCGCCTTTGCGCGAGATGGAACGCATCACCCTGAAAATTGCAGAAGGCGATCTCAGCAGCACGGTCCCCGTCCTGCACGGGAAGTCGGAGATTGCCAGTTTCTCGAGAAACGTCGGCAGCATGCAAGAGTCCCTGCGCTCGCTGGTCAGCAAGTCCCGCCGTGCTGCGCTCGCGGTCAGTCAGGCCAGCACTGAAGCAGCGGCCGGCAATAGCGATCTGAGCGGAAGAACGGAGCAGGCCGCGTCCAGTCTTGAAGAAACCGCCAGCGCCATGGAACAGATCGCCGCGACCGTCCAGCAATCGGCGGACTTCGCGCGCGCGGCCAGTGCACAGGTGTCCCAGGCATCCGAGGTCGCGCAGCATGGCGGCCAGGTGATGAGCGATGTGGTCCAGACGATGGACCGTATCGATGAGGCCAGCCGCAAGATTGCTGACATCATCGGCGTGATTGACGGTATCGCCTTCCAGACCAATATCCTGGCGCTCAATGCCGCAGTGGAAGCGGCGCGTGCGGGTGAGCAGGGACGCGGTTTTGCCGTGGTCGCCTCGGAGGTGAGAAGCCTGGCCCAGCGCAGCGCCACCGCCGCCAGAGAGATCAAGGATCTCATTTCTGCCTCGCTGGCCGCCGTGGAGGGCGGTTCCAGCCTGGTCAACAATGCCGGCAAGATCATCCAGGATGTCGTGCAGAATGTTGACCTGGTGCGTCAGACCATTGCCGAGATTGCCGTGGCAGCGCAAGAGCAGAGCCGGGGCGTGGGCGAGATCAATGAGGCGATTTCCCAGCTGGAACAGGCCACGCAGCGCAATGCGGCGCTGGTCGAGGAAACCAATTCCGCTACCACGCAACTGAATCAGCAGGCCAGCGTACTGGCCGAGGTCATCAGTGACTTCAAGCTTCCGGAGCAATATCAATAA
- a CDS encoding acyl-CoA thioesterase, which produces MFTKQFDVDPRHIDFQGVVDGLYYPFYMEWTRHAFLKEALGIDIEEAFKQGQVFMVLEYSLRFRKSLQKGDTMEVTCSLQKHEKRSRVNFVQQIKVGEVVYAEAVFVGACFMNNRPFVPDAIAAALEQAA; this is translated from the coding sequence GTGTTCACAAAACAATTTGACGTAGACCCCAGGCATATCGATTTTCAAGGCGTGGTCGATGGCCTCTATTACCCGTTTTATATGGAATGGACGCGCCATGCCTTTTTGAAAGAGGCACTGGGCATCGATATCGAAGAGGCGTTCAAACAGGGCCAGGTGTTCATGGTGCTGGAGTACTCGTTACGCTTTCGCAAGAGCCTGCAGAAAGGCGACACCATGGAAGTCACCTGCTCACTGCAAAAGCATGAGAAGCGCAGCCGGGTCAACTTCGTCCAGCAGATCAAGGTGGGCGAGGTCGTTTATGCAGAGGCTGTCTTCGTGGGCGCCTGCTTCATGAACAACCGCCCGTTCGTGCCTGATGCCATCGCGGCGGCGCTGGAGCAGGCCGCCTGA
- a CDS encoding alpha/beta hydrolase, which yields MLAPDASAQSGPAVEAPAYGAQLEGFAYRWPVSRFRFHSQRQDVEMAYLDVAAAPGSTHRGTVVLLHGKNFCAGTWEASIDVLSHAGYRVIAPDQIGFCKSSKVENYQFSFAQLAANTHALLTSLGIDDPILIGHSTGGMLAIRYALSYPDQTRQLVLVDPIGLEDWRAKGVPPVSVDQWYARELGTTAERIRNYERATYFAGQWSAAYERWVQMLAGMYRGPGKEVVAWNSALLYDMILTQPVYYELKSLKTPTVLMIGDQDRTAIGKEFAPPELRAALGNYAVLGREAAALIPHARLVVFTGAGHAPQMQMPELFHAQLLKSLDPEPGQAQRTP from the coding sequence ATGCTCGCGCCTGACGCCTCTGCCCAGAGCGGCCCCGCTGTCGAAGCGCCGGCCTATGGAGCGCAACTGGAGGGCTTCGCCTATCGCTGGCCGGTCTCGCGCTTTCGTTTCCACTCCCAGCGGCAGGACGTCGAGATGGCCTATCTGGATGTGGCCGCAGCGCCCGGCAGTACGCATCGTGGCACCGTGGTACTGCTGCATGGGAAGAACTTCTGTGCCGGCACCTGGGAAGCCAGCATCGATGTGCTCAGCCATGCCGGCTATCGGGTGATCGCACCGGACCAGATCGGTTTCTGCAAATCCAGCAAGGTCGAGAACTACCAGTTCAGCTTTGCGCAACTGGCCGCCAACACGCATGCCTTGCTGACCTCGCTGGGCATCGATGATCCCATCCTGATCGGTCATTCCACGGGCGGCATGCTGGCCATCCGCTATGCGCTGTCCTATCCGGACCAGACCCGCCAGCTGGTGCTGGTCGATCCCATCGGCCTGGAGGACTGGCGCGCCAAGGGCGTGCCGCCGGTGTCGGTGGACCAGTGGTATGCACGTGAACTGGGCACCACCGCCGAGCGCATCCGCAACTATGAGCGCGCCACGTATTTTGCCGGCCAGTGGAGCGCCGCCTATGAGCGATGGGTGCAGATGCTGGCCGGGATGTACCGCGGCCCTGGCAAGGAAGTGGTGGCATGGAATTCCGCCTTGCTCTACGACATGATCCTCACGCAGCCGGTGTATTACGAACTGAAGAGCCTGAAGACGCCGACGGTACTGATGATCGGCGACCAGGACCGTACCGCCATCGGCAAGGAATTCGCCCCGCCTGAATTGCGCGCCGCGCTGGGCAATTATGCGGTCCTCGGACGCGAGGCCGCAGCATTGATTCCGCATGCCCGGCTGGTGGTGTTCACCGGCGCCGGCCATGCGCCGCAGATGCAGATGCCTGAACTGTTTCATGCGCAGTTGCTCAAGAGTCTGGATCCTGAGCCAGGCCAGGCGCAGCGCACGCCATGA
- a CDS encoding lyase family protein: MPKLSSQALVLSAALLCTAPLHAQQPPRHDEFFWLGEINKATAVINTDEGLLDKSMTPLIVKGIRKVLADGELPGARRPTLVITFEPLLIQAAGPQITLLHAGRSSQDMLSTLRAAILREDLLTLAAQLNATTAALVKLASSQRDTIVPNYTNGVAAQPNSYGHYLLGFAAALDRDAQRLRQAYVRLDRSAMGTTVLNGTSWPLNRQRMADYLGFAAIVDNAYDAAQLSAVDGPVEAGALVSSIALHAGTFIQDVMTQYAQPRPWILLQEGGANTYVSSAMPQKRNPGLLNSTRRDASTVLAEGMGTAIVAHNLPPGMSDAKDVKPTKEMVMNTVKVLKNWESILGALVIDPQRALEELNSDWTASQELADVLMRKYKLPFRVGHHFASEVVEYAKANNIRPLDFPYAQAQRIYHEAVLNSEFPQALPMSEQEFRSTLDPVAIVRNRATVGGPQPAEMDRMLREATARVAQQDAWIKDRRQYIAGSLQKLDADFDRLAASAGGK; the protein is encoded by the coding sequence TTGCCCAAGCTTTCCAGCCAAGCCCTTGTCCTGTCCGCCGCCCTGCTGTGCACTGCGCCGTTGCACGCGCAGCAGCCCCCGCGCCATGATGAATTTTTCTGGCTCGGCGAAATCAACAAGGCCACCGCCGTCATCAATACCGACGAAGGCTTGCTGGACAAGTCGATGACGCCGCTCATCGTCAAGGGCATCCGCAAGGTGCTGGCCGATGGCGAACTGCCGGGCGCCAGACGGCCGACGCTGGTGATCACCTTCGAGCCGCTGCTGATCCAGGCCGCCGGTCCGCAGATCACGCTGCTGCATGCGGGGCGGTCCAGCCAGGACATGCTCTCCACGCTGCGCGCGGCCATCCTGCGCGAAGACCTGCTGACCCTGGCCGCCCAGCTCAACGCCACCACCGCCGCACTGGTGAAGCTGGCGTCCAGCCAGCGCGACACCATCGTGCCCAACTACACCAATGGCGTGGCCGCCCAGCCCAACAGCTATGGCCACTACCTGCTGGGCTTTGCGGCGGCGCTGGACCGGGATGCGCAGCGCCTGCGCCAGGCCTATGTGCGACTGGACCGCTCGGCCATGGGCACCACCGTCCTCAACGGCACCAGCTGGCCGCTGAACCGCCAGCGCATGGCCGACTATCTGGGCTTTGCGGCCATCGTCGACAATGCCTATGACGCCGCGCAACTGTCGGCCGTGGACGGTCCGGTGGAAGCCGGTGCGCTGGTGTCCTCCATTGCCCTGCATGCCGGCACCTTCATCCAGGACGTGATGACGCAATATGCGCAACCGCGTCCGTGGATCCTGCTGCAGGAAGGCGGTGCCAATACCTATGTCTCCTCGGCCATGCCGCAGAAGCGCAATCCGGGCCTGCTCAACAGCACCCGGCGCGATGCGTCCACGGTACTCGCCGAAGGCATGGGCACGGCCATCGTGGCGCACAACCTGCCGCCCGGCATGAGCGATGCCAAGGATGTGAAGCCCACCAAGGAGATGGTGATGAACACGGTCAAGGTGCTCAAGAACTGGGAGAGCATCCTGGGTGCGCTGGTCATCGATCCGCAACGCGCGCTGGAAGAACTCAACAGCGACTGGACCGCTTCCCAGGAACTGGCCGACGTCCTGATGCGCAAGTACAAGCTGCCCTTCCGCGTGGGACATCACTTCGCCTCGGAGGTCGTGGAATACGCCAAGGCCAACAATATCCGTCCGCTCGATTTTCCCTATGCACAGGCGCAGCGCATCTATCACGAAGCGGTGCTGAATTCGGAATTCCCGCAGGCGCTGCCGATGTCGGAACAGGAGTTCCGCAGCACCCTCGACCCGGTGGCCATCGTGCGCAACCGCGCCACCGTGGGCGGACCGCAACCGGCCGAGATGGACCGCATGCTGCGCGAAGCCACCGCGCGCGTGGCACAGCAGGATGCGTGGATCAAGGACAGGCGGCAGTACATTGCCGGATCGCTGCAGAAACTGGATGCGGATTTTGACCGGCTGGCGGCGTCGGCGGGGGGGAAGTAA